A genomic region of Taeniopygia guttata chromosome 28, bTaeGut7.mat, whole genome shotgun sequence contains the following coding sequences:
- the CCDC124 gene encoding coiled-coil domain-containing protein 124, which produces MPKKFQGENSKSAAARARRAEAKAAAEARRQQELEDELWKDEDKHVLRKEQRKEEREKRRLEQLERRKELQRLLEEEDSKLKGKTPRQGNAGKITRAQIEENVRKEQRESTEAAEKEKSHLEVPLEENLNRRLPEEGAVEARSIEDAIAALSVSQPPERHPERRLRAAFAAFEELQLPRLRREHPNLRLSQLRQLLRKEWLRAPENPLNQRHAPHSGAP; this is translated from the exons ATGCCCAAGAAATTCCAGGGGGAGAACAGCAAGTCGGCGGCGGCGCGTGCCCGCAGGGCCGAGGCCAAGGCGGCGGCGGAGGCGCGgcggcagcaggagctggaggatgaGCTCTGGAAGGACGAGGACAAACACGTCctgaggaaggagcagaggaag GAGGAGCGGGAGAAGCGGcgcctggagcagctggagcgcCGCAAGGAGCTGCAgcggctgctggaggaggaggactCCAAACTCAAAGGGAAAACTCCCAGGCAGGGCAACGCCGGGAAAATCACCCGCGCCCAGATCGAGGAGAACGTCCgcaaggagcagagggagagcACAGAAGCAG CGGAGAAGGAGAAATCCCACCTGGAGGTGCCGCTGGAGGAGAACCTGAACCGGCGGCTGCCTGAGGAGGGCGCTGTGGAGGCGCGCAGCATCGAGGACGCCATCGCCGCCCTCAG CGTGTCCCAGCCCCCGGAGCGCCACCCCGAGCGCCGTCTCCGCGCCGCCTTCGCTGCCTtcgaggagctgcagctgccgcggcTGCGGCGGGAGCACCCCAACCTGCGGCTGAGCCAGCTGCGCCAGCTGCTGCGCAAGGAGTGGCTGCGCGCGCCCGAGAACCCGCTCAACCAGCGCCACGCGCCCCACAGCGGCGCCCCATAG